In the genome of Bradyrhizobium arachidis, one region contains:
- a CDS encoding ABC transporter ATP-binding protein, translated as MPLLEIRNLVVRYGEIEALRGVTCAVEQGQVVTLLGANGAGKSTTLRAISGLAKPTSGDILFDGNSIAGLGPEAIVRMGISHVPEGRRVFPGLTVKENIMLGASNRKASTSEISREADAMFDLFPDIRKFSNALGWTLSGGQLQMVAVARGLMAKPRLLLLDEPSLGLAPVIVQAVFKIISEIRRNTTVLLVEQNARMGLSVADYGYVLETGRIVLGGKPDELWGNEAIRAAYLGGHAKVSA; from the coding sequence ATGCCGTTGCTCGAAATCCGCAATCTCGTGGTGCGCTACGGCGAGATCGAAGCGCTGCGCGGCGTGACCTGCGCCGTGGAGCAGGGCCAGGTGGTGACGCTGCTCGGCGCCAACGGCGCCGGCAAGTCTACGACCCTGCGCGCCATCTCCGGTCTCGCCAAGCCGACCTCCGGCGACATCCTGTTCGACGGCAATTCGATCGCGGGGCTCGGCCCGGAGGCGATCGTCCGCATGGGCATCAGCCACGTGCCGGAGGGACGCCGCGTCTTCCCGGGCCTCACGGTGAAAGAGAACATCATGCTCGGTGCCTCCAATCGAAAGGCGTCGACCTCGGAGATCTCGCGCGAGGCGGACGCGATGTTCGACCTCTTCCCGGATATCCGCAAGTTCAGCAATGCGCTCGGCTGGACGCTATCCGGTGGCCAGTTGCAGATGGTCGCGGTTGCACGCGGGCTGATGGCCAAGCCGCGGCTTTTGCTGCTGGACGAACCCTCGCTCGGCCTTGCGCCCGTCATCGTGCAGGCGGTGTTCAAGATCATCTCGGAGATCCGCCGCAACACGACCGTGCTGCTGGTGGAGCAGAACGCGCGCATGGGCCTGTCGGTGGCCGATTACGGCTATGTGCTGGAGACCGGCCGTATCGTGCTCGGCGGCAAGCCCGACGAGCTCTGGGGCAACGAAGCCATCCGCGCGGCGTATCTCGGCGGCCATGCCAAGGTGAGCGCGTAG
- a CDS encoding HpcH/HpaI aldolase family protein, with translation MANKVKEIWKSGKAVVNAWLAIPSGFSAEMIAQCGFDSVTVDMQHGVQDYLSMVQCFQAMDKHPVTPMVRVPWNEPGIIGKVLDGGAYGVICPMVNTPQEARNLVSYSKYPPQGVRSNGPIRAGMYGTAGSYQKTANADTILLPMMETKTAVENMEAILDVEGIDGVYIGPSDLGFSYGLEPKLDRTEPEILAIYEKIIKECGKRGLNPGIHCSGAEGAARAINMGFKLVTLSNEVGLMTTYAKMQVNATRKESGGKA, from the coding sequence GTGGCGAACAAGGTCAAGGAAATCTGGAAGTCGGGCAAGGCCGTGGTCAACGCGTGGCTCGCTATTCCCTCCGGCTTCTCGGCCGAAATGATCGCGCAATGCGGCTTCGACAGCGTCACCGTCGACATGCAGCATGGCGTGCAGGATTATCTCTCGATGGTGCAGTGCTTCCAGGCGATGGACAAGCATCCGGTGACCCCGATGGTCCGCGTGCCCTGGAACGAGCCCGGCATCATCGGCAAGGTGCTCGATGGCGGCGCCTATGGCGTGATCTGCCCGATGGTCAACACGCCGCAGGAAGCCCGGAACCTCGTTTCCTATTCCAAGTATCCTCCGCAGGGCGTCCGCTCCAACGGTCCGATCCGTGCGGGCATGTACGGCACCGCGGGCTCCTATCAGAAGACCGCGAATGCCGACACCATCCTGCTGCCGATGATGGAGACGAAGACCGCGGTCGAGAACATGGAAGCGATCCTCGACGTCGAGGGCATCGACGGCGTCTATATCGGCCCGTCCGACCTCGGCTTCTCCTACGGCCTCGAGCCCAAGCTCGACCGCACCGAGCCGGAGATCCTCGCGATCTACGAGAAGATCATCAAGGAGTGCGGCAAGCGCGGCCTCAACCCCGGCATTCATTGCAGCGGCGCCGAAGGCGCGGCGCGCGCCATCAACATGGGCTTCAAGCTCGTGACGCTCTCGAACGAGGTCGGCCTGATGACGACCTACGCCAAGATGCAGGTCAACGCGACCCGCAAGGAGTCGGGCGGCAAGGCCTAA
- a CDS encoding UxaA family hydrolase, which yields MTISPVIRLHPDDGVLIARASLPPGTVVADGVTTVDRIPSGHKVAIKPIAVGEPVIRYGQIIGFATAPIAPGQHVHVQNIGMGDFAKDYAYCADVKPTPNFDLPATFEGIRRPDGRVATRNYIGILTSVNCSAHVASLVADVFKKNPFTGDNPLADFPNVDGVVALTHKTGCGMTQNEPLALLRRTLGGYARHVNFSHVIVLGLGCEVNQIGGLMEEQKLAGRLRAMDIQEVGGTRKTVEAGIAFVREALADANKVKRESVPASELTVALQCGGSDGYSGVSANPALGAASDLIVRHGGTVILSETPETYGAEHLLTRRAVSREVGEKLVDLMRWWDEYTEREGAEMNANPSPGNKAGGLTTILEKSLGAMAKAGTTNLVEVLRYAEPITKKGFVFMDTPGYDPVAATGQVAGGANLVCFTTGRGSVFGCKPAPSIKLATNTPMYKRMEEDMDVNCGTILEGEESVQECGQRIFDLILKTASGQPTKSESFDFGGAEFAPWVLGATM from the coding sequence ATGACCATCAGCCCCGTCATCCGCCTGCATCCCGATGATGGCGTGCTGATCGCGCGCGCCAGCCTGCCGCCGGGAACGGTCGTCGCCGACGGCGTCACCACCGTCGATCGCATTCCCTCCGGCCACAAGGTCGCGATCAAGCCGATCGCGGTCGGCGAGCCTGTGATCCGCTACGGCCAGATCATCGGCTTTGCGACCGCACCGATCGCGCCGGGCCAGCATGTGCACGTGCAGAACATCGGCATGGGCGACTTCGCCAAGGACTATGCCTATTGCGCCGACGTCAAGCCGACGCCGAATTTCGACCTGCCGGCAACCTTCGAAGGCATTCGCCGCCCCGACGGCCGCGTCGCCACGCGCAACTATATCGGCATCCTCACCTCGGTGAATTGCAGCGCGCATGTCGCAAGCCTCGTCGCCGACGTCTTCAAGAAGAACCCCTTCACCGGCGACAATCCGCTGGCGGACTTCCCCAATGTCGACGGCGTGGTCGCGCTGACCCACAAGACCGGCTGCGGCATGACGCAGAACGAGCCCTTGGCGCTGCTCCGCCGCACGCTCGGCGGCTATGCGCGGCACGTCAATTTCTCCCACGTCATCGTGCTCGGCCTCGGCTGCGAGGTGAATCAGATCGGCGGGCTCATGGAAGAGCAGAAGCTCGCCGGGCGTCTGCGCGCGATGGACATCCAGGAGGTCGGCGGCACCCGCAAGACGGTCGAGGCCGGCATTGCCTTCGTGCGCGAGGCACTTGCTGACGCCAACAAGGTCAAGCGCGAGAGTGTGCCTGCAAGTGAGCTTACCGTGGCCCTGCAGTGCGGCGGCTCGGACGGCTATTCCGGCGTGTCCGCCAACCCGGCGCTGGGGGCTGCGAGCGATCTCATCGTGCGCCACGGCGGCACCGTGATCCTGTCGGAGACGCCCGAGACCTACGGCGCCGAGCATCTGCTCACGCGCCGCGCCGTCAGCCGCGAGGTCGGCGAGAAGCTGGTCGATCTGATGCGCTGGTGGGACGAATACACCGAGCGCGAAGGCGCCGAGATGAACGCCAATCCGAGCCCCGGCAACAAGGCCGGCGGCCTCACCACCATTCTGGAGAAGTCGCTCGGTGCGATGGCCAAGGCCGGCACCACCAATCTCGTCGAGGTGCTGCGCTACGCCGAGCCCATCACCAAGAAGGGCTTTGTCTTCATGGACACGCCCGGCTACGACCCTGTCGCTGCGACCGGCCAGGTCGCCGGCGGCGCCAACCTCGTCTGCTTCACCACCGGCCGCGGCAGCGTGTTCGGCTGCAAGCCCGCACCGTCGATCAAGCTCGCCACCAACACGCCCATGTACAAGCGCATGGAAGAGGACATGGACGTCAATTGCGGCACCATCCTCGAAGGCGAGGAGAGCGTTCAGGAATGCGGCCAGCGCATCTTCGATCTCATCCTCAAGACCGCATCCGGCCAGCCGACCAAGAGCGAAAGCTTCGATTTCGGCGGCGCCGAGTTCGCGCCCTGGGTGCTGGGCGCGACGATGTGA